One part of the Vitis riparia cultivar Riparia Gloire de Montpellier isolate 1030 chromosome 8, EGFV_Vit.rip_1.0, whole genome shotgun sequence genome encodes these proteins:
- the LOC117920898 gene encoding uncharacterized protein LOC117920898 — translation MEGSAGIGVGFMAVFAVSGSAVLIALQLHKRLLSDFMKKIESEIGGSGNYQAKKKVRFAETVVEPSSNNKEYRLKHTAKAARAGGVASMKKMEDPMPLNRRILYKGIIEYKALRGHCVSN, via the exons ATGGAGGGCTCTGCAGGAATTGGAGTCGGATTCATGGCGGTGTTCGCTGTCTCAGGGAGTGCAGTCCTTATTGCACTGCAACTCCACAAGCGCCTCCTTTCTGATTTCATGAAGAAGATTGAGTCAGAAATTGGTG GTTCCGGAAATTACCAGGCGAAGAAAAAGGTCAGGTTTGCGGAAACGGTGGTGGAACCATCCTCTAATAACAAAGAATACCGACTGAAACACACCGCGAAGGCCGCGAGAGCTGGCGGAGTTGCATCAATGAAAAAGATGGAGGACCCCATGCCCCTCAACAGGCGTATTCTGTACAAAGGGATTATAGAGTATAAAGCCCTCAGAGGCCACTGTGTGTCAAATTGA